The following are from one region of the Eubacterium sp. MSJ-33 genome:
- a CDS encoding acyl carrier protein, producing the protein MTNKEKYVNAFVETFGISEDILPGLEYQAIQQWDSVGHMGLVAAIEDEFDIMMDTDDIIDFSSFEKGIEILKKYDVEI; encoded by the coding sequence ATGACAAATAAGGAAAAATATGTAAATGCATTTGTGGAGACGTTTGGAATTAGTGAGGATATTTTGCCGGGATTGGAATATCAGGCAATCCAGCAGTGGGATTCTGTTGGGCATATGGGATTGGTTGCAGCGATTGAAGATGAATTTGATATTATGATGGATACGGATGATATTATTGATTTTAGTTCGTTTGAGAAAGGGATTGAAATATTAAAGAAATATGATGTGGAGATTTGA
- the rffA gene encoding dTDP-4-amino-4,6-dideoxygalactose transaminase, whose translation MISFNVPPYTGKELEYIKQAVENKKICGDGEFTKKCSAWMEDRFGVQKVLLTTSGTSALEMAAILCDLHMGDEVILPSYTFSSTATAIVLTGATPVFVDIRPDTMNIDETKIEAAITDKTKAIMVVHYAGVACEMDTIMDIARRYRLKVIEDAAQGIMSTYKGRYLGTIGDFGCFSFHETKNYSMGEGGALVINDSKYIEKAEILREKGTNRSKFFRGQVDKYTWVDFGSSYLPSDLNAAYLYAQLELADEINMNRMDSWRFYNKQLKPLEEQGLLELPKIPEVCEHNAHMFYIKTRNIEQRSSMIAYLKENGITAVFHYIPLHSAEAGMRFGRFSGVDAYTTVESERLVRLPLYYGLLPEDREYIVNKINDFYCS comes from the coding sequence ATGATAAGCTTTAATGTACCGCCCTATACGGGGAAAGAATTAGAATATATCAAACAGGCAGTTGAAAATAAGAAGATATGCGGAGATGGGGAATTTACAAAAAAATGCTCCGCATGGATGGAAGACCGTTTTGGCGTGCAGAAGGTGCTGTTGACAACAAGTGGGACAAGTGCATTGGAAATGGCTGCGATTTTATGTGATCTTCATATGGGAGATGAAGTGATACTTCCAAGCTATACGTTTTCAAGTACCGCGACTGCGATTGTATTGACAGGGGCTACGCCTGTTTTTGTAGATATTAGACCGGATACAATGAATATCGATGAAACGAAAATAGAAGCTGCGATTACAGATAAGACGAAGGCAATCATGGTTGTTCATTATGCAGGCGTTGCCTGTGAGATGGATACAATCATGGATATTGCAAGGCGATATCGTCTCAAGGTGATTGAGGATGCTGCCCAGGGTATTATGAGTACATATAAAGGCAGATATCTTGGAACAATCGGAGATTTTGGGTGTTTTTCCTTTCATGAGACAAAGAACTATTCGATGGGAGAAGGTGGAGCGCTGGTAATCAACGATTCTAAGTATATAGAGAAAGCGGAAATTTTGAGAGAAAAAGGGACAAATCGATCAAAATTCTTCAGAGGCCAGGTAGATAAATATACATGGGTGGATTTTGGCAGCAGCTATTTGCCAAGTGATTTAAATGCGGCATATTTGTATGCACAGTTAGAGCTTGCAGATGAGATTAATATGAACCGTATGGATTCATGGAGATTTTATAATAAACAGTTAAAACCTTTAGAAGAACAAGGCTTGTTGGAACTGCCTAAAATCCCGGAAGTATGTGAACATAATGCTCATATGTTTTACATAAAGACAAGAAATATTGAGCAGCGATCTTCAATGATTGCATATTTGAAAGAGAATGGTATAACTGCTGTGTTTCATTACATTCCGCTTCACTCTGCGGAGGCAGGGATGCGGTTTGGAAGATTTTCCGGCGTTGATGCTTATACGACCGTAGAGAGTGAACGATTGGTACGGTTACCATTATATTATGGATTGTTGCCGGAGGATCGGGAATATATCGTAAATAAGATAAATGATTTTTATTGCAGCTAA
- a CDS encoding glycosyltransferase: MDKTITWIQKILRICAHMDDYTAEDAQMIFPDIHHEYAQLSVQEQQKIKDILLSQLEKSDLLFVLSILIQNGAADVWMPLALQVAEALDFDSVIRSMLEVQVNAVSHTRYLEARAFHVNTVRKWEKEIPIMQTYREVADRNQNRIVIVTEQLISELHAPTKAVLEMAYLLKHVMGYEVLLVVLPCNAGETYDLWYKSCAMNADDSYETAPIRRSYKGEEFFGYQVSMEVGNVRDYSMILSYILEWNPLFVFSMGTINPVADVLSKYTTVVAQSMSTVLPVSEAQILIDLGENDALLAQLPQKFVRFSKVSHYFGEPKMVHTREMYGIKDGQFVCVVVGNRLEQELDEAFIHLVQSITRQNHEVAFVFIGGLEEKKKLLQEAISQEQLYFVDYCTDLLGIYRIMDLYVNPDRNGGGYSAAMALASSLPVIALDHGDVSLHAGSDFLVSDYNEMQQKILRYAEDSMYRALQQKQAEKCAESMTEDNMYQGMQDNINKIIKEIMQ; encoded by the coding sequence ATGGATAAAACGATAACATGGATACAGAAAATATTGCGAATATGTGCGCATATGGACGATTATACTGCGGAAGATGCGCAAATGATTTTCCCGGATATACATCATGAATACGCACAGCTTTCAGTGCAGGAACAGCAAAAGATCAAGGATATACTGCTGAGCCAGCTTGAAAAGAGTGACCTGTTGTTTGTGCTTTCGATATTGATACAAAATGGGGCGGCAGATGTGTGGATGCCGTTGGCATTGCAAGTCGCAGAGGCATTAGATTTTGATTCTGTGATACGTAGTATGTTAGAGGTACAAGTGAATGCGGTGAGTCATACACGGTATTTAGAAGCCAGAGCGTTTCATGTCAATACTGTTCGGAAGTGGGAGAAAGAAATCCCGATTATGCAGACGTATAGAGAGGTTGCAGATCGAAATCAAAATAGGATCGTGATTGTGACAGAACAGTTGATATCTGAGCTGCACGCACCAACAAAAGCAGTTTTGGAAATGGCGTATCTTTTGAAGCATGTCATGGGGTATGAGGTTTTGCTTGTAGTGCTTCCATGTAATGCTGGAGAGACATACGATCTTTGGTATAAATCGTGTGCGATGAATGCGGACGATAGTTATGAGACTGCTCCAATTAGGAGGAGCTATAAAGGAGAAGAATTTTTTGGATATCAAGTCAGCATGGAAGTAGGGAATGTCCGGGATTATTCTATGATATTGTCCTATATTCTTGAATGGAATCCGTTATTTGTATTTAGTATGGGAACTATAAATCCGGTGGCAGATGTGCTGTCGAAATATACGACAGTTGTTGCGCAAAGCATGTCTACAGTATTGCCGGTGTCTGAGGCGCAGATCCTTATTGATCTGGGAGAAAATGATGCATTACTCGCGCAGCTTCCGCAGAAATTTGTGCGGTTTTCGAAGGTTTCACATTATTTTGGGGAACCAAAGATGGTTCATACAAGAGAGATGTATGGAATCAAAGACGGTCAGTTTGTCTGTGTCGTCGTGGGAAACCGGTTGGAACAGGAACTAGATGAAGCATTCATCCACCTGGTGCAGAGTATAACGAGGCAAAATCATGAAGTGGCATTTGTATTTATTGGTGGTTTGGAAGAAAAAAAGAAGCTCTTGCAAGAGGCTATATCGCAGGAACAATTGTACTTTGTAGATTATTGCACAGACCTGTTGGGAATATATAGGATTATGGACTTGTATGTAAATCCAGACCGAAACGGTGGCGGGTATAGTGCAGCAATGGCGCTTGCGTCGAGTCTGCCGGTAATTGCGCTTGATCATGGAGATGTATCACTTCATGCGGGCTCTGATTTTCTGGTTTCCGATTACAACGAGATGCAGCAGAAAATTTTGAGATATGCAGAGGATTCGATGTATAGAGCACTACAACAGAAACAAGCAGAAAAATGTGCTGAATCAATGACAGAAGATAATATGTATCAGGGTATGCAGGACAATATAAACAAGATAATAAAAGAGATAATGCAGTAA
- the pseC gene encoding UDP-4-amino-4,6-dideoxy-N-acetyl-beta-L-altrosamine transaminase, with amino-acid sequence MEKLAINGGTPVRDTKIYYGKQWIDEQDIQAVADTLRSDYVTCGPRTQELERALEQYTGAKHAVAVSNGTAALHCACMAAGIGEGDEVITTPLTFAASANCALYCGARPVFADVEMDTYNIDPKSIEAKITDRTKAVVAVDFTGQAVKHKEIREICDRHHLIFIEDAAHAIATTYDGVQVGNLADITTFSFHPVKTITGGEGGAVLTNSDALYQKINLVHTHGITHAPALMEEPVHEGPWYYEQIMLGYNYRITDIQAALLCSQLKKLDAFKVRRKQIVQMYDEAFAKLPEIIVQKEIPESDTCRHLYIIRLDLEKLSCTRREFFDAMSAENVQCQIHYVPVYWFPYYQKLGYEKGICPVAEEIYKGIMSIPLYPKMTDKDVQDVIQAVTKVVGNYRR; translated from the coding sequence ATGGAAAAACTAGCGATAAATGGTGGAACACCGGTGCGGGATACAAAGATATACTACGGAAAGCAGTGGATTGACGAGCAGGATATTCAGGCGGTTGCAGATACTTTGCGGAGTGATTATGTAACCTGTGGCCCGAGGACGCAGGAACTTGAGCGAGCATTAGAGCAGTATACAGGGGCGAAGCATGCGGTAGCAGTCAGCAATGGAACGGCGGCGTTGCACTGTGCCTGTATGGCAGCAGGAATCGGAGAAGGGGACGAAGTTATCACGACCCCTCTTACATTTGCGGCAAGTGCTAACTGTGCACTTTATTGTGGCGCGAGACCGGTGTTCGCAGATGTTGAAATGGATACATACAACATAGATCCGAAAAGCATAGAGGCAAAGATTACGGACAGGACGAAGGCCGTTGTGGCAGTTGATTTTACCGGACAGGCAGTTAAGCATAAGGAAATCCGGGAAATCTGTGACAGACATCATTTAATCTTTATAGAGGATGCGGCGCATGCGATAGCAACGACGTATGATGGTGTGCAGGTTGGAAATCTGGCAGATATTACGACATTCAGCTTTCATCCGGTTAAGACGATTACCGGAGGAGAAGGCGGTGCCGTCTTGACGAACAGCGATGCGCTATATCAGAAAATCAATCTTGTGCATACACACGGAATCACACACGCCCCAGCACTTATGGAGGAACCGGTACATGAAGGCCCTTGGTATTACGAACAAATCATGCTTGGCTATAATTACCGAATCACGGATATTCAGGCAGCACTTTTATGCAGCCAGTTAAAAAAGCTGGATGCATTCAAAGTGAGAAGAAAGCAGATTGTGCAGATGTATGATGAAGCATTTGCGAAGCTGCCGGAAATAATTGTGCAAAAGGAAATCCCGGAATCAGACACGTGCAGACATCTGTATATTATTCGATTGGATCTGGAGAAATTGTCATGTACCAGACGTGAGTTTTTTGATGCGATGAGTGCGGAAAACGTGCAGTGTCAGATTCATTATGTGCCGGTATATTGGTTTCCATATTATCAGAAGCTTGGCTATGAGAAAGGCATATGTCCGGTTGCAGAGGAGATTTACAAAGGCATCATGAGCATTCCTTTATATCCGAAGATGACAGACAAGGATGTGCAGGATGTGATACAGGCCGTGACCAAGGTCGTGGGGAATTATCGTAGATGA
- a CDS encoding CDP-alcohol phosphatidyltransferase family protein yields the protein MQKKKKVNKSEFIMKRKDNYWWEQTLVKLQKPLIIRLVDSPITPNMVTLFNMLVVLPVICVVAYFRIYYLLAILIQIYACLDIVDGNLARNKNMKSELGRKLDILADTIFYTVGYAFVGMGMKVHWGWIVVFIGVQQIYGIIATFFIVPRLRRIENFKHTKVKQFFFDRGIIFGMDAIMETLITSILLLLPIRKGIFIICPILWGIDLIYRLYELLWVNRNAR from the coding sequence ATGCAGAAGAAAAAGAAAGTAAATAAATCTGAGTTTATAATGAAACGAAAAGATAATTATTGGTGGGAACAGACATTGGTGAAACTTCAGAAGCCGTTGATTATTCGACTGGTTGATTCTCCGATTACTCCTAATATGGTTACGTTGTTCAATATGTTGGTTGTGTTGCCGGTTATATGTGTAGTTGCCTATTTCCGGATATATTATCTTCTTGCTATCCTGATTCAGATTTATGCTTGCTTGGATATTGTGGACGGAAATCTTGCCAGAAATAAGAATATGAAATCTGAACTTGGAAGGAAATTGGATATTCTTGCGGATACAATTTTTTATACCGTAGGATATGCATTTGTTGGAATGGGGATGAAGGTTCACTGGGGATGGATAGTAGTATTTATAGGAGTACAGCAGATATATGGAATTATAGCCACATTTTTCATTGTTCCGAGATTGCGGAGAATAGAGAATTTTAAACATACGAAAGTAAAGCAGTTTTTCTTCGATAGAGGGATTATTTTCGGAATGGATGCGATTATGGAAACGCTGATTACATCGATCCTTTTGTTACTTCCAATACGTAAAGGAATCTTTATTATTTGTCCTATTTTGTGGGGGATAGATTTGATATATAGACTGTATGAGTTGCTGTGGGTTAATAGAAATGCGAGGTAA
- a CDS encoding IspD/TarI family cytidylyltransferase, which produces MMNIAMILAGGSGTRLGADRPKQFVEILGKPVLVYTIEIFQTHAAVDAIEIVCHPDWREYLAEQIDKYNLSKVQWIVDGGDSFQTSVMNGMHFLKERISLEDIVMIQYGAAPFTSGEIVSDNLRICRQHGMAAACTPCYQLMATNDGAGISENWVDRDKFIQIACPQSFRFEYLLDIYEQAEKKDLLKKTDPHTTSLMGALHLPIYQSYSNQTNIKITTKEDLDLFEGYVWKRQQDDLTGENV; this is translated from the coding sequence ATGATGAATATAGCAATGATTCTGGCTGGCGGATCCGGAACGCGCCTGGGCGCAGATCGCCCGAAGCAGTTTGTGGAGATTCTCGGGAAACCGGTTCTCGTTTATACAATTGAAATATTTCAAACGCATGCAGCGGTAGATGCAATTGAGATTGTCTGTCATCCGGACTGGCGGGAATATCTCGCAGAGCAGATTGACAAATACAATCTGTCGAAGGTGCAGTGGATTGTAGATGGTGGCGACAGTTTTCAGACATCCGTGATGAATGGTATGCATTTTTTGAAAGAGCGGATATCCTTGGAGGATATTGTAATGATTCAATATGGTGCTGCTCCGTTTACAAGCGGGGAGATTGTATCCGATAATCTTCGTATTTGTAGACAGCATGGGATGGCGGCTGCATGTACACCGTGTTATCAGTTAATGGCGACGAATGACGGAGCTGGAATCAGTGAAAATTGGGTGGATCGGGATAAGTTTATCCAGATTGCATGCCCACAGAGCTTTCGCTTCGAATACCTTCTGGATATATATGAACAGGCAGAAAAAAAAGATTTGTTGAAGAAAACCGACCCGCATACAACTAGCTTAATGGGAGCACTTCATCTGCCGATATATCAATCGTATAGTAATCAGACGAATATTAAAATAACAACCAAAGAGGATTTGGATTTGTTTGAGGGATATGTATGGAAGCGGCAGCAGGATGACCTGACAGGAGAAAATGTATAA
- a CDS encoding NTP transferase domain-containing protein translates to MKNAIILAAGKSNRFAPFTYEKPKGLFKVRGEVLIDRQIEQLRAAGVQQIVVVVGFMKERFFYLEEKYGVILVVNNSFATKGNLYSLYVARAYLGNTYICCADHYFLENPFLNDDDKSYRACVWKHGKFDEFAVSISDVSAITCFSVGGSDSYAMVGPAYFSESYSQKYVQLMEKEIDDFGVGNMFWEEFYGRHRDSLTLYAKIYPEEILQEFESVDDLRQFDQDFLDNIDSSIIRNIVSVLHCNPHDILNIEVIQKGLTNVSFKFSVGGKTYVYRHPGGTAVNLVDRKSELLAQKKAYELELDASFIYMDVSGWKLSYYVEQLIECDLRDADVRQKAMQYLDKLHKVVDIDGMKRFDTYEEAIKLMQFATVSKGNLFEEFSDFVTNNKKLHQYVQNDGLARYAVCHNDVYSPNYLFTQDKQLYLIDWEYAGINDVANDIACILCRGDYTDAEVEQYLEEYVGRSLTKEEHRHYIACIALCSFYWFCWGLYKGAVNDDDGFFFLPAYRSCRRYTKQALKEYEE, encoded by the coding sequence ATGAAAAATGCAATTATATTAGCTGCAGGAAAATCAAATCGTTTCGCTCCTTTTACGTATGAAAAGCCAAAGGGGTTATTTAAGGTTCGCGGAGAAGTATTGATTGATCGGCAGATAGAACAGCTGCGGGCGGCTGGAGTTCAGCAAATCGTAGTTGTTGTTGGATTTATGAAGGAACGCTTTTTCTATTTGGAAGAAAAGTATGGTGTTATTTTAGTTGTCAATAATTCGTTTGCAACAAAGGGAAATCTATATTCTCTTTATGTGGCGAGAGCATATCTGGGGAATACATATATTTGCTGTGCAGATCATTATTTTCTGGAAAATCCTTTTCTGAACGATGATGATAAGTCTTATAGAGCCTGTGTGTGGAAGCATGGGAAGTTCGATGAATTTGCAGTTTCTATTTCAGATGTATCGGCGATAACTTGTTTTTCTGTCGGAGGATCTGATTCCTATGCGATGGTGGGACCTGCATATTTCTCAGAATCATATTCTCAAAAGTATGTACAGCTTATGGAGAAGGAGATTGATGATTTCGGTGTAGGGAATATGTTCTGGGAAGAGTTTTATGGCAGACACAGGGATAGTCTTACCTTGTATGCAAAAATATACCCGGAGGAAATATTGCAGGAATTTGAAAGTGTGGATGATCTGCGGCAGTTTGATCAGGATTTCTTAGATAATATTGATTCCTCCATTATTCGAAATATTGTATCCGTGTTACACTGCAACCCACATGACATATTAAATATTGAGGTCATACAAAAGGGATTGACAAATGTATCATTTAAATTTAGCGTAGGCGGAAAAACATATGTATACCGTCATCCAGGAGGAACAGCGGTAAATCTGGTCGATCGGAAGTCTGAACTTTTGGCACAAAAGAAGGCCTATGAGTTAGAGCTGGATGCGTCATTTATCTATATGGATGTCAGTGGCTGGAAATTATCATATTATGTGGAACAACTTATAGAGTGTGATTTAAGGGATGCAGATGTCCGACAGAAAGCTATGCAATATCTGGATAAGCTACATAAGGTTGTAGATATAGACGGGATGAAGCGATTCGATACGTATGAAGAAGCCATAAAATTGATGCAGTTTGCAACGGTATCAAAAGGAAATCTATTTGAAGAATTTTCGGATTTTGTAACGAACAACAAAAAACTGCATCAATATGTGCAGAACGATGGACTTGCAAGATATGCAGTATGTCACAATGACGTATATAGTCCGAATTATCTATTTACGCAGGATAAACAACTGTATTTGATTGATTGGGAGTACGCAGGTATCAATGATGTGGCAAATGATATAGCGTGTATTCTTTGTCGGGGGGATTATACGGATGCAGAGGTGGAGCAATATCTGGAGGAGTATGTCGGTAGATCCTTGACAAAGGAAGAACATAGGCATTATATCGCTTGTATTGCGCTGTGCTCGTTCTACTGGTTTTGCTGGGGACTGTACAAAGGGGCAGTTAACGATGATGATGGCTTTTTCTTCCTGCCGGCATACAGAAGCTGCCGCCGGTATACAAAGCAGGCATTGAAGGAATACGAGGAATAA
- the pseG gene encoding UDP-2,4-diacetamido-2,4,6-trideoxy-beta-L-altropyranose hydrolase translates to MIYIRTDANHEIATGHVMRCLTIAEELKRENRDVCFVVSDEASLPLIRQRAYPALVMQDDWKSPDIDREFFELCKRAGKQDILLVDSYYITNEYLKRMKSIFKIVVFDDLFSEKKDADILINYNAFYRQFDYAERYRDSNCKLLLGEKYVPLREQFRETEKQERVRDCAGMEVLLMCGGGDRYNMILGVLQDLYQHEESTFSRCNWNVVIGSYYPSKDELTAFADMHENISVMENISNMAEVMSRSDLCVTAASTVLYECCAMLVPTIFFVVADDQIYDAECFSKDQMMLYCGNFATEKEESLIQFEKQFPLTILDQVRRQDMKEKMRGFSDANGAKRIVAAMLDRE, encoded by the coding sequence ATGATTTATATTCGTACTGATGCGAATCATGAGATTGCAACCGGACATGTGATGCGCTGTCTGACAATCGCCGAAGAATTAAAACGGGAAAATAGAGACGTTTGCTTTGTGGTTTCAGACGAAGCATCGTTACCACTTATCAGGCAGAGAGCATATCCTGCCTTAGTTATGCAGGATGATTGGAAATCTCCGGATATAGACCGAGAGTTTTTCGAACTATGTAAACGTGCAGGCAAGCAGGATATTTTACTTGTCGATTCATATTATATTACGAACGAATATCTGAAGCGGATGAAGTCGATATTCAAAATCGTAGTGTTTGATGATTTATTTTCTGAGAAAAAAGATGCAGACATTCTGATCAATTATAATGCGTTTTACCGGCAGTTTGATTATGCAGAGAGATATAGAGATTCCAATTGCAAATTGTTATTGGGAGAAAAATATGTTCCATTACGTGAACAGTTTCGGGAGACAGAAAAGCAGGAACGAGTGCGTGATTGCGCAGGGATGGAAGTCCTTCTGATGTGCGGAGGAGGCGATCGGTACAATATGATTCTGGGTGTGTTGCAAGACCTATATCAACACGAAGAATCGACGTTTTCCAGATGTAATTGGAATGTTGTGATCGGAAGCTATTATCCAAGTAAGGATGAACTTACCGCGTTTGCAGATATGCATGAAAATATTTCTGTGATGGAAAATATATCTAATATGGCAGAGGTGATGAGCCGGAGTGATCTGTGTGTAACGGCTGCAAGCACGGTGCTTTATGAGTGTTGTGCTATGTTGGTTCCTACGATATTTTTTGTTGTTGCGGATGATCAGATTTACGATGCAGAGTGTTTTTCGAAAGATCAGATGATGTTGTATTGTGGGAATTTTGCGACAGAGAAAGAAGAATCTTTGATACAGTTTGAAAAGCAATTCCCATTGACGATATTGGATCAAGTGAGGCGGCAGGACATGAAAGAGAAAATGCGCGGGTTTTCAGATGCGAATGGCGCGAAGAGAATCGTTGCGGCGATGTTAGATAGAGAATGA
- the pseF gene encoding pseudaminic acid cytidylyltransferase encodes MKNTVAVITARGGSKRIPKKNIKEFCGKPIIAYAIQAAIASNIFDEVMVSTDSEEIAKIARDYGAVVPFMRSEKNADDYATTEDVIMEVVNQYKERGKAYAYVCCLYPTTPFITSSILKEAVKIMVQENPAVVIPVVQFSYPPQRCFVIDENGYARFKYPEYVKTRSQDLEKQYHDAGQFYIYHVEKLFAHNGIIEDDFKPIILPEMCVQDIDTLDDWKMAEMKYRLVHSEV; translated from the coding sequence ATGAAAAATACAGTGGCAGTCATAACTGCTCGTGGGGGAAGTAAAAGAATCCCGAAGAAAAATATAAAAGAGTTTTGCGGGAAACCGATCATAGCATATGCGATTCAGGCAGCGATTGCAAGCAACATATTTGATGAGGTTATGGTATCTACGGACAGCGAAGAAATTGCAAAGATCGCACGAGACTATGGTGCCGTTGTGCCATTCATGCGCAGTGAGAAAAATGCGGACGATTATGCAACGACGGAAGATGTGATTATGGAGGTTGTAAATCAGTATAAGGAGCGGGGAAAAGCGTATGCATATGTATGCTGCTTATACCCGACAACACCGTTTATAACCAGTTCAATCCTGAAGGAAGCAGTGAAAATTATGGTGCAGGAAAATCCTGCAGTCGTAATACCGGTTGTGCAATTTTCATATCCTCCACAGCGTTGTTTTGTCATTGATGAAAATGGGTATGCAAGGTTTAAATATCCGGAATATGTAAAGACCCGCTCGCAGGATTTGGAGAAGCAATATCATGATGCAGGACAGTTTTATATTTATCATGTGGAAAAGCTGTTTGCGCATAATGGTATCATTGAAGATGATTTTAAACCAATCATACTTCCGGAAATGTGTGTGCAGGATATAGACACGTTGGATGACTGGAAGATGGCAGAGATGAAATACCGATTGGTACATAGCGAGGTATAA
- a CDS encoding WbqC family protein — protein MMVLSGHQPNYWPYPGLIGKIMKSDKFMFVTKVQFEKKSWQKRNRVRTKEGWTYIQIPTITKGKMEQNICDVMLNNTEDWKEKNYKTISLLYGKSPYWKEYKDFLEDLYSRNWDRLMDIDIYIMEYLFRLLDVQTEILYDRDYEFEGKKTDMLVDMCRKTRCDTYLSNLGSSAYVDISCFTTQGLNHRYINYVGEPYKQQFPGFEDGLTILDMLMNCGTEKTKEILMKDSNYQFSEINKDL, from the coding sequence ATGATGGTGCTTTCCGGACATCAGCCGAATTACTGGCCATATCCCGGCCTGATCGGCAAGATAATGAAATCAGACAAGTTTATGTTTGTAACAAAAGTTCAGTTTGAGAAGAAGAGCTGGCAGAAGCGAAATCGCGTCCGAACCAAAGAAGGTTGGACATATATACAGATTCCTACAATCACAAAGGGAAAGATGGAGCAGAATATCTGTGATGTCATGCTCAACAATACGGAAGATTGGAAAGAAAAAAATTATAAAACGATTTCTCTTCTATATGGAAAATCGCCATATTGGAAAGAATATAAAGATTTTCTGGAGGATCTGTATTCCAGAAATTGGGATCGGTTAATGGACATTGATATCTATATTATGGAATATTTGTTTCGACTGCTGGATGTTCAGACGGAAATTTTATATGACCGGGATTATGAGTTTGAAGGGAAAAAGACGGATATGCTGGTAGATATGTGCAGGAAGACCAGATGCGATACCTATCTATCCAATCTCGGGAGTTCTGCATATGTGGATATATCCTGCTTTACAACGCAGGGATTAAATCATCGGTATATTAATTATGTGGGAGAACCATACAAGCAGCAGTTTCCGGGATTTGAGGATGGACTTACAATTCTGGATATGCTTATGAACTGTGGAACAGAAAAAACAAAAGAGATACTGATGAAAGATTCGAATTACCAGTTTAGTGAGATAAATAAAGATCTATAG
- a CDS encoding class I SAM-dependent methyltransferase — protein MQDSRKQWTTMHQNNRYRPKYPSETVVQFVFRNFVRDGKTKVLDLGCGAGRHIFFMGKENIIPYGLDFSDEGIRYTKEMLIAQGMEQYAENVQVGTLTELPYEDEFFDGIVCYGSLYYLDWKSIGQAVTEMRRVLKKGGKLFLVVRSIEDYRYKTEWALEGEPHTIIVHEEDDNKCAHSENGMLMHFFDEQELRGLFDKFEHLEIDYIKETHDNQKFCDCNYILTAEK, from the coding sequence ATGCAGGATAGCAGAAAGCAATGGACGACAATGCATCAGAATAACCGATACAGACCCAAGTATCCATCAGAGACGGTTGTACAGTTTGTCTTCCGCAATTTTGTCCGTGATGGAAAGACGAAAGTGCTGGATCTTGGATGTGGTGCAGGAAGACATATATTTTTTATGGGAAAAGAGAATATTATTCCGTATGGACTCGATTTCTCGGATGAAGGGATTCGTTATACGAAGGAGATGCTGATTGCACAGGGAATGGAGCAGTATGCGGAGAATGTGCAGGTTGGAACTTTGACGGAGCTGCCATATGAAGATGAGTTTTTTGATGGGATTGTATGTTATGGAAGTTTGTATTATCTGGATTGGAAATCGATAGGACAGGCTGTAACAGAGATGCGGCGTGTCTTAAAAAAAGGCGGGAAGTTGTTCCTGGTTGTGCGTTCTATAGAGGACTATCGATATAAAACGGAATGGGCATTGGAAGGAGAACCACATACGATTATTGTGCATGAGGAAGATGATAATAAATGTGCACATAGTGAAAATGGTATGTTGATGCATTTCTTCGATGAACAGGAACTGCGTGGATTGTTCGATAAGTTTGAACATTTGGAAATTGATTATATCAAAGAGACGCATGATAATCAGAAATTCTGTGACTGTAATTATATATTGACAGCAGAGAAGTAA